The genomic stretch TCCCAAGTAATTAACAATTCCACCCTCTACGACAAGCAGGCCAATGCATTGACTCGATTGAAAATGATGAAAAAACATAAACAGCAAGATTAACTCTAACAGCCACCTCCTTATCTAATAGGCTTAGTTTTGCCAAGTCCATGCACCTCAATCTCTACTTTTATATAAATCGAGAGCCCTTCAATCATATAATTGAGTCCAAAATGGTCTTATCATCTTATTTCACTACAAGAAATTTGCTGATTAGTGATTAACCAATATACATGGTTTTTGCTTCATAAAACTTGATTTGTGATGATGAGACAAACAGTGTTGTTGTAAATCATGTTATGTGATGATCCTTATATTGGATTCATCACTAAATCTATGATATCTATGAAATTTCTTAAAATCGGCTCGTGCACACTTTGTCGACGCAGCATGCACGCAGACATAatcttggccatctcacaaacAAGGCTCTGATACTACTTTATGAGCGCAGCTCACAATATCACGCACCATATCACTAGAACGTCCAGTTGATAGAATATGTTTTGGCTTTGTTATTTTTTCAAGTTTCAGGAGCTTCAGAAAACCATTCCAGTGAACCATATGTTGAACATCAGAAGTATCTGGTGTGTAGAAGCATGGCCTGAACAGCAAAATGGTTGTTAAACATAAATTTTTTAATAAGATAAATGGTTAAATGTCGTGTCCAAAAGTCGACAAATGTCGAATATAGAGAGTAATACGCAGTTGCACttgaatatattatttttgtttctcaTAATAAATTAGATCAAGTTTGCAACTGAAATACTGCATGGATTGCAGATTCTAATTGTTACAGGGTTACAACACGTCTCTTGTAGTAGACTCATTTTTTATTGTGTATTAAGTATATCCCGTTTGGATCAGCAATGTGGCACTTGCAGGTTCCTCATTTCTGCTCAAAAGATTAATACAGATTAAAAATTTAGTAGATTGGCCAAAGAAAATCAACATAGTACTTAATACGAGCTTTACAGCAGTCAGAAATTTCAGATATCACATATCAAATAGAGTAGGCAAATATAGTCATCGCCATTTACAAAATCATGACCTCAACAGTGCATGAACGAGAGAGGTATAAAAATTAAACAATAGGCTGGCCATCAAATTCAAAGAAGGTACCGAAGAACTATAAACCCCCAGCTGGTTGAGTGAGAAGACCCTCATTCAGTGGAAACAACAAATACATGTTATTTCATCTTCACGCCCACCCTCATCTCCTTTTTCAAGCTAACTTAGTGGCGATGGAGGTTGTGCTGTCGGTTCGAAACCAAGATGGTCCGTTCCATAGGCGGCCCAAATAAAGATTAATATGAAGGGCCAAAATCCTACGAGCACATTCCCACGAGTGCTTTTGTATACTCTCGTATTGTCCAAATTGGTCCCGTTCTAACAAAGAATGGCCGTGCAAGAATTGCCCATTTCATCCAAAGTTCAGCTTTGATGCATACGACTACAAAAGGACTCATGACCCAAATGGCAATGGCAGTTTTACGAGCAACCGCAGCTAGGACTGCATATACACCAAGAGCAAAGGCAGCAACCAAGCATGAAACTGAAGTCTCCACAAAAAAGAAAGCTATGCTTGTGTAGACTTCACGGCTCAGACGGTTAAGCACTGGGGAACCAGCGCGCATGAGACTAACGGTAGCCATTGAGGAGAAAATGAAAGCTAATGTGTTGGCTATGATGAATGCATCAAAAGAATATCTCCCAGAAAGTATTGGTGTGCCTCCTTTTGGGTGATCATCAGATCTGCAACCTCCAGGCAGGGCAAAAGTTGCTCCGAATGTCACAGTTGCTATTAGAACTGAACCAATGCGTAGGGTTTGTGTCAATTATTCTTTCATCCTTTCCAATTCCTTGGTGTTATGGTCTGAGTTTATTCCGTGAGCATCACTATCTGAGTCCTGAAAGTGATCCCGGCGAGAAGCTCCTCTGGTAGCGCCAGTAACTTCGAGTGCATGGCATATCCGTATTTCGGAGTTCTAAACTAACAAATTATAGGGAAAAAATCAATCATGCAAATTCAATTTTTAATTTCCTTTCAAAATAAAAGTCAAGCTTCAAAAGGAGAATATTTACTTGATTATAAGACAACCCTGAGGGAATGTTATATGTAGATATATGTCTAGAGGAGTTTGCCCTTTTGCATTTCTTAAATTAAGGTTTACTTCCTGTTTACCGAGTACAGCAGAGAACAAACGAATACTCCCAGCCTGGACAACTAGGTGCAGTGCAGTGCTGCCCTCATTGTCTTGCATATCCAATATCCATGTTAGGGATCGATTTGTACAAGCATAAAAAACGACGCACACCTGCTTTTCCTCAGTAGCAACATGAAGGAATGTCCTTCCCTTAGTGTCACACAAGCCAGCGCTGCTGGGACACTTCTCCACAAACATGGCGATGCTCCCTTGTTCACCTAAAGAAGCAGCAACATGTATGGGGTATAATCCATCTTTGTCAGGCTGATAGAGTGCAGTGGTGTTAGCTTCAAATGTTTGCGAGCAGGCACTTCCTTTTCGACTCCCCCTTGGGAGAGCTGCGGCAAAGTGAGGAGGTGTACTCCCCTTCTCGTCTTTCAGTGTCGTAAGGCCCTTGTTCGTCCACTCCAAGACCTTTTTTTTAAGCTCTGCAAGTTATTAATGGGACCTCCATGTAAAACTAATAAACCAAAAAAATATCATATATGAAGCCAAGATGTTGCATCCAGGATGTTGTGATATCTGAATGTTTATGTTAAATGAATGAGCTAACCTTGACTAAAAAAAGATATCTACAAGTACGTTAATTAATTTAAAAATCAATAAATAGCTTACCacaaacatcatatatttatatatttaaaaaatggAAAGAATTCTCGGTTTACATTGGTTCCTTAGGATTTGCGCTATTATGTTTTCTATCTACACCATGAGTTTTGAAACTTCCAATGGAAAATTGCTCTTTCTCGttaattattttaaaataaataaaatagctTACCTGAGGGGGCAGATCTGTGCCTAGGGCCACCCAGGCCGTGGCCCTAGTTGTGGCCCAATGAGGTCCATTATCCCCCCTTTAATTCTGGCCCAAAAAACAAGAAGCACAGCACAGCACGCTCGCTTACCGCTCGTCTCGTCCTTGACTCTGTTCACGAATCGCCGAGGCCAACTGGTACTACCGCCGCTGGTGCGCCGGACGCCGGGTGCAGGAGGTCCTCTGCCAATGGCCCTTGGCCCTCGCTCCTCGGCTGGTGCCCA from Setaria italica strain Yugu1 chromosome II, Setaria_italica_v2.0, whole genome shotgun sequence encodes the following:
- the LOC111256382 gene encoding protein ACCELERATED CELL DEATH 6-like; this encodes MQVQAPVRSLRLRLSSPPGSNFPLSHQCKPNGTRRCGSRRWLWRRRSSSLRCPPTRRNGDSGVAALLINQLRFCRVVAPEGIGVTPGGDTALHVLAKSGTLNLELKKKVLEWTNKGLTTLKDEKGSTPPHFAAALPRGSRKGSACSQTFEANTTALYQPDKDGLYPIHVAASLGEQGSIAMFVEKCPSSAGLCDTKGRTFLHVATEEKQVCVVFYACTNRSLTWILDMQDNEGSTALHLVVQAGSIRLFSAVLGKQEVNLNLRNAKGQTPLDIYLHITFPQGCLIIK